The following proteins come from a genomic window of Bactrocera tryoni isolate S06 chromosome 1, CSIRO_BtryS06_freeze2, whole genome shotgun sequence:
- the LOC120773309 gene encoding protein odd-skipped-like, translating to MLAMSTLMMPAPTIAMGAPPPITMGPHKPPETKLLAIHPAAVAANGAGGVGQQSHLQHNGQHPQSQQQQLPPNQQQQQSQQTQQQQQISAGNNNSNKPEKRDDDLA from the exons ATGCTGGCCATGTCAACACTGATGATGCCAGCTCCCACCATAGCGATGGGGGCGCCGCCGCCGATTACAATGGGACCACATAAGCCACCGGAAACGAAACTGCTCGCCATACATCCGGCAGCTGTTGCGGCAAATGGAGCTGGTGGCGTCGGCCAGCAGTCGCATTTACAGCATAACGGTCAGCATCCGCAgtcacaacagcaacagctgcCACCGaatcagcagcaacagcaatccCAGCAGacgcagcaacagcaacaaatctCAGCCggcaataataatagcaacaagcCAG aaaagcgTGATGACGATTTAGCTTAG